In the genome of Mycobacterium kansasii ATCC 12478, one region contains:
- a CDS encoding NAD(P)H-dependent glycerol-3-phosphate dehydrogenase translates to MAGTGTVAVMGAGAWGTALAKVLADAGGEVILWARRADVAEQINSTRYNPDYLPGTLLPPGIRATPEAEEALSGAATVLLGVPAQMLRANLERWAGLLPEDATLVSLAKGIELGTLMRMSQVITSVTGVDPAHVAVISGPNLASEIAECQPAATVVACSDSGRAVALQRALNSGYFRPYTNSDVIGTEIGGACKNVIALACGMAVGVGLGENTAAAIITRGLAEIMRLGIALGAKGATLAGLAGVGDLVATCTSPHSRNRSFGERLGRGETMQSALQHRDGHVVEGVTSCEAVLALASSYDVEMPLTDAVHRVCHKGLSVNEAIALLLGRSTKPE, encoded by the coding sequence ATGGCCGGCACGGGAACCGTTGCGGTGATGGGGGCCGGCGCGTGGGGCACCGCGCTGGCCAAGGTGCTGGCCGACGCCGGTGGCGAGGTCATCCTGTGGGCCCGACGAGCCGACGTCGCCGAGCAGATCAACAGCACCCGATACAACCCCGACTATCTGCCCGGCACGTTGCTGCCGCCCGGTATCCGCGCCACCCCCGAGGCCGAGGAGGCGCTCAGCGGCGCAGCCACGGTCCTGCTGGGCGTTCCGGCGCAGATGCTGCGCGCCAATCTGGAGCGGTGGGCCGGCTTGTTGCCCGAGGACGCGACCCTGGTCAGTTTGGCCAAGGGCATCGAACTCGGCACCCTGATGCGGATGAGCCAGGTGATCACCTCGGTGACCGGAGTAGACCCGGCACACGTCGCGGTGATCTCCGGGCCCAACCTGGCCAGTGAGATCGCTGAGTGTCAGCCGGCGGCCACCGTCGTCGCATGCAGCGACTCCGGCCGGGCGGTCGCCCTGCAGCGTGCGCTGAACAGCGGCTACTTCCGCCCGTACACCAACAGCGATGTCATCGGCACCGAGATCGGTGGCGCCTGCAAGAACGTGATTGCGCTGGCGTGCGGGATGGCCGTCGGCGTCGGGTTGGGCGAAAACACCGCGGCGGCCATCATCACCCGCGGGCTTGCCGAAATCATGCGGCTCGGGATCGCGCTGGGCGCCAAGGGCGCGACACTGGCCGGGCTGGCCGGGGTGGGGGACCTGGTGGCCACCTGCACCTCACCGCATTCCCGTAACCGGTCGTTCGGCGAGCGACTGGGCCGGGGCGAGACCATGCAATCGGCGTTGCAGCACCGCGACGGCCACGTCGTCGAGGGGGTCACGTCGTGTGAGGCGGTGCTCGCGCTGGCGTCCAGCTACGACGTCGAGATGCCGCTGACCGACGCCGTGCACCGGGTCTGTCATAAGGGGCTGTCGGTGAACGAGGCGATAGCGCTGTTGCTGGGTCGCAGCACCAAACCCGAGTAA
- a CDS encoding D-alanine--D-alanine ligase family protein, whose amino-acid sequence MSASDRRARVAVVFGGRSNEHAISCVSAGSILRNLDPQRFEVIAIGITPQGSWVLTDGNPDALAITNRQLPAVSSESGTLLALPADPQWGGRLVSLPPGAGEVLASVDVVFPVLHGPYGEDGTIQGLLELAGVPYVGAGVLASAAGMDKEFTKKLLTADGLPVGPHAVLRPSRPALSLDECERLGLPAYVKPARGGSSIGVSRVSSWDELPAAVAEARRHDPKVIVEAAVNGRELECGVLEFPDGTVQASTLGEIRVAGVRGREDAFYDFATKYLDDAAELDVPAKVDDDVADAVRDLAIRAFHAIDCQGLARVDFFLTEEGPVINEINTMPGFTTISMYPRMWAASGVDYPTLLATMVETALARGVGLR is encoded by the coding sequence GTGAGTGCCAGCGACCGGCGTGCCCGGGTTGCCGTCGTGTTCGGCGGCCGCAGCAACGAGCACGCCATTTCCTGCGTGTCGGCGGGCAGCATCCTGCGCAACCTCGACCCGCAGCGGTTCGAGGTGATCGCGATCGGCATCACGCCACAAGGCTCGTGGGTACTCACCGACGGCAACCCCGACGCCCTGGCCATCACCAACCGGCAACTACCCGCGGTCAGCTCCGAATCGGGCACCTTGCTGGCGTTGCCCGCCGACCCGCAGTGGGGCGGCCGACTGGTGTCGTTGCCCCCGGGTGCCGGTGAGGTGTTGGCCTCCGTCGACGTGGTGTTCCCGGTGCTGCACGGCCCCTACGGGGAGGACGGCACCATCCAGGGACTGCTCGAGCTTGCCGGTGTGCCCTACGTCGGTGCCGGTGTGCTGGCCAGTGCCGCGGGCATGGACAAGGAATTCACCAAAAAGCTGCTGACCGCGGACGGGCTTCCGGTCGGGCCGCACGCGGTGCTGCGTCCGTCGCGGCCGGCGTTGAGTCTCGACGAATGCGAGCGGCTGGGGCTGCCGGCGTACGTCAAACCCGCGCGCGGCGGCTCGTCGATCGGTGTCAGCCGGGTGTCGAGCTGGGATGAGTTGCCCGCCGCGGTCGCCGAGGCGCGCCGGCACGATCCGAAGGTGATCGTCGAGGCCGCCGTCAACGGCCGTGAGCTGGAATGCGGTGTGCTCGAATTCCCGGACGGCACGGTGCAAGCCAGCACGCTGGGGGAGATCCGGGTGGCCGGGGTGCGCGGACGCGAGGATGCCTTCTACGACTTCGCGACCAAATACCTCGACGACGCAGCCGAGCTGGATGTGCCCGCCAAGGTCGACGACGACGTCGCCGACGCGGTGCGGGACCTGGCGATCCGGGCGTTTCACGCCATCGACTGCCAGGGCCTGGCCCGGGTGGACTTCTTCCTCACCGAGGAGGGCCCGGTGATCAACGAAATCAACACCATGCCGGGGTTTACCACGATCTCGATGTACCCCCGGATGTGGGCGGCCAGCGGCGTCGACTATCCCACGCTGCTGGCGACCATGGTGGAGACGGCACTGGCCCGGGGAGTGGGCCTGCGCTAA
- a CDS encoding RNA degradosome polyphosphate kinase, giving the protein MISNDRWVTETETSPVTEAQPDEDAWHQGDSALTAPPAATPAAISDQLPEGRYLNRELSWLDFNARVLALAADNSMPLLERAKFLAIFASNLDEFYMVRVAGLKRRDEMGLSVRSADGLTPREQLGRIGEQTQQIAGRHARVFLDSVLPALGEEGIYIITWADLNETEREQLSIYFNEQVFPVLTPLAVDPAHPFPFVSGLSLNLAVTVRQPDDGGQHFARVKVPDNVDRFVELVGHSDTDGTEGQTVHRFLPVEELIAAFLPVLFPGMEIVEHHAFRITRNADFEVEEDRDEDLLQALERELARRRFGSPVRLEVADDMTEGMLELLLRELDVHPGDVIEVPGLLDLSSLWQIYGLDRPALKDRTFVPATHPAFAERETPKSIFATLREGDVLVHHPYDSFSTSVQRFIEQAAADPDVLAIKQTLYRTSGDSPIVRALIDAAEAGKQVVALVEIKARFDEQANIRWARQLEQAGVHVAYGIVGLKTHCKTALVVRREGPLIRRYCHVGTGNYNSKTARLYEDVGLLTAAPDIGADLTDLFNSLTGYSRKVSYRNLLVAPHGIRTGIIDRVEREVAAHRENGNGRIRLKMNALVDEQVIDALYRASQAGVPTEVVVRGICALRPGVEGFSENITARSILGRFLEHSRILHFRAIDEFWIGSADMMHRNLDRRVEVMAQVKDPRLTAQLDDLFESALDPSTRCWELGPDGQWTAAPHDGHNVRDHQVSLMERHRSP; this is encoded by the coding sequence GTGATAAGCAATGATCGCTGGGTGACCGAAACCGAAACCAGTCCAGTCACGGAGGCGCAGCCAGACGAAGATGCATGGCATCAAGGCGACTCGGCACTGACGGCACCCCCGGCTGCGACACCCGCGGCGATCAGCGACCAGCTGCCCGAAGGCCGCTACCTCAACCGCGAACTGAGCTGGCTGGATTTCAATGCTCGGGTGCTGGCGCTTGCCGCCGACAACTCCATGCCGTTGCTGGAGCGAGCCAAGTTCCTGGCGATCTTCGCGTCCAACCTCGACGAGTTCTACATGGTTCGGGTGGCCGGTCTCAAACGCCGCGACGAAATGGGGCTTTCGGTGCGTTCCGCCGACGGTCTGACACCGCGTGAGCAGCTGGGCCGCATCGGCGAGCAGACCCAGCAGATCGCCGGCCGGCACGCGCGGGTGTTCCTCGATTCGGTGCTACCGGCGCTCGGCGAAGAGGGTATCTACATCATCACCTGGGCCGATCTGAATGAGACTGAGCGCGAGCAATTATCGATCTACTTCAACGAGCAGGTCTTCCCCGTCCTGACCCCGCTGGCCGTGGATCCCGCGCACCCGTTCCCGTTCGTCAGCGGGCTCAGCCTGAACCTGGCAGTCACGGTGCGCCAGCCCGACGACGGCGGTCAGCACTTCGCCCGGGTCAAGGTCCCCGACAACGTCGACCGCTTCGTCGAGCTGGTCGGCCACAGCGATACCGACGGGACCGAAGGACAAACCGTCCACCGGTTTCTGCCGGTGGAAGAGCTCATCGCGGCCTTCCTGCCGGTGCTGTTTCCGGGAATGGAAATCGTCGAACATCACGCGTTCCGCATCACCCGCAACGCCGACTTCGAAGTCGAAGAGGACCGCGACGAAGATCTGCTGCAGGCGCTCGAACGGGAACTGGCCCGCCGGCGGTTCGGATCGCCGGTGCGGCTGGAAGTCGCCGACGACATGACCGAAGGCATGCTGGAGTTGCTGCTGCGCGAACTCGATGTCCATCCCGGTGACGTGATCGAGGTGCCGGGGCTGCTGGACCTGTCGTCGCTGTGGCAGATCTACGGCCTGGACCGGCCGGCGCTCAAAGACCGGACGTTCGTGCCGGCCACCCATCCCGCCTTTGCCGAGCGGGAGACACCCAAGAGCATCTTCGCGACGCTGCGCGAGGGCGACGTGCTGGTGCACCATCCCTATGATTCGTTCTCCACCAGCGTGCAGCGGTTCATCGAGCAGGCCGCCGCCGATCCCGACGTCCTGGCGATCAAGCAGACCCTGTACCGCACCTCCGGGGATTCGCCGATTGTCCGGGCCTTGATCGACGCGGCCGAAGCGGGCAAGCAGGTGGTCGCGCTGGTCGAGATCAAGGCCCGCTTCGACGAGCAGGCCAATATTCGGTGGGCACGACAACTCGAGCAGGCGGGCGTACACGTGGCCTACGGCATCGTCGGACTCAAGACGCACTGCAAGACCGCACTCGTCGTTCGCCGCGAGGGCCCGTTGATCCGGCGGTATTGCCATGTCGGGACTGGCAATTACAACAGCAAGACCGCCCGGCTGTACGAGGACGTCGGCCTGCTCACGGCCGCGCCCGATATCGGAGCCGACCTGACCGACTTGTTCAATTCGCTGACCGGTTACTCACGCAAGGTGTCCTACCGCAACCTGCTGGTGGCTCCGCACGGAATTCGCACCGGCATCATCGACCGCGTCGAGCGGGAGGTGGCCGCACACCGGGAAAACGGTAACGGCCGGATCCGGCTCAAGATGAACGCCCTGGTCGACGAACAGGTCATCGACGCGCTCTACCGCGCGTCACAGGCGGGCGTGCCCACCGAGGTCGTAGTGCGTGGCATCTGCGCGTTACGCCCCGGCGTGGAAGGCTTCTCGGAAAACATCACCGCACGATCCATTCTCGGCCGCTTCCTGGAACACTCGCGGATCCTGCATTTTCGTGCCATCGACGAGTTCTGGATCGGCAGCGCCGACATGATGCACCGCAATCTCGACCGGCGCGTTGAGGTGATGGCTCAGGTCAAGGACCCGAGACTGACTGCGCAGCTGGATGATCTGTTCGAGTCCGCGCTGGACCCGTCGACCCGCTGTTGGGAGCTGGGCCCGGACGGACAATGGACGGCGGCGCCCCACGACGGCCACAATGTGCGCGACCACCAGGTATCACTGATGGAGCGGCACCGCAGTCCCTGA
- a CDS encoding DUF1330 domain-containing protein: MTVYGIAQLRITDRAAYDRYQARFMEVFRRHPGTLLAADESPKLIEGQWNHQKVVLMSFPDEAAFRGWAQSPEYQEISKDRLAGADTVVLLAQGLQ; this comes from the coding sequence GTGACCGTCTACGGTATCGCGCAGCTGAGAATCACCGATCGGGCAGCATATGACCGGTACCAGGCCAGGTTCATGGAAGTATTTCGCCGTCATCCGGGAACGTTGCTGGCTGCCGACGAGTCACCGAAGTTGATCGAGGGCCAGTGGAACCATCAGAAAGTGGTGCTGATGTCGTTTCCCGACGAGGCCGCATTCCGTGGCTGGGCGCAATCGCCTGAATACCAAGAAATTTCGAAAGACCGTCTGGCGGGCGCCGATACGGTGGTGCTGCTGGCACAAGGCCTGCAGTGA
- a CDS encoding uracil-DNA glycosylase: MTARPLSELVEQGWAAALHPVADQVAQMGQFLRAEIAAGRKYLPAGPNVLRAFTFPFDQVRVLIVGQDPYPTPGHAVGLSFSVAPEVRPLPRSLDNIFQEYAADLGYRQPSCGDLTPWAQRGVMLLNRVLTVRPSNPASHRGKGWEVVTECAIRALVARSKPLVAILWGRDASTLKPMLAAGKCVAIESPHPSPLSASRGFFGSRPFSRANELLSGMGADPIDWRLP; this comes from the coding sequence GTGACCGCGCGTCCGCTGAGCGAACTGGTCGAGCAGGGCTGGGCAGCCGCGTTGCACCCGGTGGCCGACCAGGTCGCCCAGATGGGGCAGTTTCTGCGCGCCGAGATCGCGGCCGGCCGCAAGTACCTCCCGGCGGGGCCGAATGTGTTGCGCGCCTTCACGTTTCCTTTCGACCAGGTGCGGGTGCTGATCGTTGGGCAGGACCCTTACCCGACACCCGGACATGCAGTGGGACTGAGCTTTTCGGTCGCCCCCGAGGTTCGTCCGCTACCGCGCAGCCTGGACAACATCTTCCAGGAGTACGCAGCCGACCTGGGGTATCGGCAGCCCTCGTGCGGTGATCTGACGCCCTGGGCGCAGCGCGGCGTGATGTTGTTGAACAGGGTGCTCACCGTGCGACCGAGCAACCCGGCGTCGCACCGGGGCAAGGGCTGGGAAGTGGTGACCGAGTGTGCGATTCGCGCGCTCGTCGCGCGGTCGAAGCCCCTGGTGGCCATCCTGTGGGGGCGTGACGCGTCGACGCTGAAGCCGATGCTGGCCGCCGGCAAATGTGTCGCCATCGAATCACCGCATCCGTCGCCGCTGTCGGCCTCGCGGGGGTTCTTCGGCTCGCGGCCGTTCAGCCGTGCCAACGAGCTGCTTTCGGGGATGGGTGCCGACCCGATCGATTGGCGGCTGCCGTGA
- a CDS encoding NUDIX hydrolase, whose protein sequence is MSIPSTSVRRCSEGRIVYAAGAVLWRPGKAKGAVEIAVIHRPRYDDWSLPKGKVDPGETTAVAAVREVFEETGQQVHLGRRLIMTSYPIDQGVKKVYYWTARRIGGEFVPGSEVDDLVWLPIADAMQRLDYAQDRKVLRRFAKQPANTKTVLVVRHGTAGSKSRFSGDDTRRPLDKKGRAQAEALVGQLLAFGATSVYAADRLRCHQTVQPLAEELGVIIHNERALTEEAYAKNPKRGRHRVLRIAAQPGTPVICTQGRVIPDLIAWWCERDGVRPDKSRNHKGSTWVLSLSGGRLIAADHIGGALAANVRA, encoded by the coding sequence GTGTCGATCCCAAGCACGTCCGTCCGCCGCTGCTCGGAGGGCAGGATCGTGTACGCCGCCGGCGCGGTGTTGTGGCGTCCGGGAAAGGCCAAGGGAGCAGTCGAGATTGCGGTGATTCACCGCCCGCGATACGACGACTGGTCACTACCCAAGGGCAAGGTGGATCCCGGGGAAACGACAGCGGTGGCGGCGGTGCGCGAGGTGTTCGAGGAGACCGGTCAGCAGGTGCACCTTGGCCGGCGTCTGATCATGACAAGCTACCCGATCGATCAAGGTGTCAAGAAGGTCTACTACTGGACTGCGCGGCGCATCGGCGGGGAATTCGTTCCCGGTAGCGAAGTCGACGATCTGGTCTGGCTGCCGATCGCCGACGCCATGCAGCGACTCGACTATGCACAAGATCGAAAGGTCTTGCGCCGGTTCGCCAAACAGCCGGCCAACACCAAGACGGTGCTGGTGGTCCGGCACGGTACCGCCGGCAGCAAGTCCCGCTTCTCCGGCGACGACACCAGGCGACCGCTGGACAAGAAGGGACGGGCGCAGGCCGAGGCGCTCGTCGGGCAGTTACTGGCCTTCGGCGCCACTTCGGTGTACGCGGCCGACAGGTTGCGCTGCCATCAGACGGTGCAGCCGCTCGCCGAAGAACTGGGCGTGATCATCCACAACGAACGCGCCCTCACCGAGGAGGCCTACGCCAAGAACCCCAAACGGGGCCGCCATCGGGTGCTGCGGATCGCCGCACAGCCGGGCACGCCGGTGATCTGCACGCAGGGCAGGGTAATTCCGGATCTCATCGCCTGGTGGTGCGAGCGCGACGGCGTGCGCCCGGACAAGTCCCGCAACCACAAGGGCAGCACCTGGGTGCTGTCACTTTCCGGCGGGCGGCTGATTGCGGCCGACCACATCGGCGGCGCGCTGGCCGCCAACGTGCGGGCCTAA
- a CDS encoding PPE family protein: MDETLAAVAGAPVWLASPPEVHSALLSAGPGAAPLLAAAAEWASLGVDYASVAEELTAVLGALRTGAWQGPTAEMCAGAYGPYVAWLVQASSDSAAVSAAHQAVAAAYVSAVAAMPTLPELAANHATHAVLLATNFFGINTIPIALNEADYVRMWIQAATTMSIYDAVTAAAMASMPHTPPAPIIIKPGAGLAGEIVAGAAHAISYEPFPIWQILWDLIKVVGTEILAVPALAIFTLMMAFYTPIVLLFVGYLLLIGNTHLALEALTYLELAWLTVGIETFATVFLPFVFGYEVGNLVIQWISQWIMGLNLGMLPTLLGPVAAATALPVSAAAANSSAVAGLVAPPVAGVAVSAVEPSAVLPQAQLVSVATAGSCSQAPVPVAASDHGAGALGFAGNAPSGGAAHAAGLATLGGNESGSGPQLPMLPNCWNASLVGLTNVGCV, encoded by the coding sequence GTGGATGAAACTTTGGCCGCCGTTGCCGGTGCACCGGTGTGGCTGGCTTCGCCGCCGGAAGTGCATTCGGCCTTGCTGAGCGCCGGCCCGGGAGCAGCCCCGTTGCTGGCGGCCGCCGCGGAATGGGCGTCGTTGGGTGTCGACTATGCGTCGGTGGCTGAAGAACTCACCGCGGTGTTGGGCGCGCTGCGGACCGGGGCGTGGCAGGGCCCCACCGCGGAGATGTGTGCGGGGGCCTACGGTCCGTATGTGGCGTGGCTGGTTCAGGCCAGTAGCGATAGCGCCGCGGTCTCGGCAGCACATCAGGCGGTGGCGGCTGCCTATGTCAGCGCGGTCGCAGCGATGCCGACACTGCCGGAGCTGGCCGCCAACCACGCCACCCACGCGGTGTTGCTGGCAACGAATTTCTTTGGCATCAACACCATCCCGATAGCACTCAACGAGGCCGACTATGTGCGGATGTGGATTCAGGCAGCAACCACTATGAGCATCTATGACGCAGTCACTGCGGCCGCAATGGCGTCAATGCCGCATACCCCACCGGCGCCAATCATCATCAAACCCGGCGCCGGTCTGGCCGGCGAGATCGTAGCCGGCGCTGCGCACGCCATCAGCTACGAGCCCTTTCCGATATGGCAGATCTTGTGGGATCTGATCAAAGTCGTTGGCACGGAGATTCTCGCCGTTCCGGCCCTTGCAATTTTTACCCTCATGATGGCTTTCTACACGCCAATTGTCTTGTTGTTTGTTGGGTACTTGCTCTTGATCGGCAACACACATTTGGCGCTCGAAGCCCTGACATACCTAGAGCTCGCGTGGCTCACTGTCGGAATAGAAACGTTCGCCACTGTATTTCTTCCTTTCGTCTTCGGTTATGAAGTCGGCAATCTGGTGATCCAATGGATCAGTCAATGGATCATGGGGCTGAACCTTGGGATGCTCCCCACCCTGCTGGGTCCGGTAGCCGCGGCGACGGCACTGCCGGTTTCGGCTGCTGCCGCTAACTCGAGCGCTGTAGCGGGCCTGGTTGCCCCGCCTGTGGCGGGGGTAGCGGTCAGCGCTGTGGAGCCGTCGGCAGTGTTGCCACAAGCACAGTTGGTGTCGGTCGCAACGGCCGGCAGTTGCTCGCAGGCGCCGGTGCCGGTGGCGGCTTCGGATCACGGTGCCGGCGCGCTGGGGTTTGCCGGCAACGCGCCATCAGGAGGTGCCGCCCACGCTGCCGGGTTGGCCACGTTAGGTGGTAACGAGTCGGGGAGCGGCCCGCAGCTGCCGATGTTGCCGAATTGTTGGAATGCAAGCCTGGTTGGCCTGACCAATGTGGGATGCGTTTAG
- a CDS encoding HU family DNA-binding protein, whose protein sequence is MNKAELIDVLTQKLGSDRRQATAAVENVVDTIVRAVHKGDSVTITGFGVFEQRRRAARVARNPRTGETVKVKPTSVPAFRPGAQFKAVVAGAQKLPAEGPAVKRGVGTSAAKKAAKKAPARKAATKAPAKKAATKAPAKKAATKAPAKTAAKAPAKKAATKATKAPAKATKTTAKKAAAKAPVRKAATKAPAKKAAAKRPATKAPAKKATSTRRGRK, encoded by the coding sequence ATGAACAAAGCAGAGCTCATTGACGTGCTCACACAGAAATTGGGCTCGGACCGTCGCCAGGCGACAGCCGCCGTCGAGAATGTTGTCGACACCATTGTGCGCGCCGTGCACAAGGGCGACAGCGTCACCATTACCGGATTCGGTGTGTTCGAACAGCGTCGCCGCGCGGCCCGCGTGGCTCGCAATCCCCGCACCGGCGAGACGGTGAAGGTGAAGCCGACTTCGGTCCCGGCATTCCGGCCCGGCGCGCAATTCAAAGCGGTTGTGGCTGGCGCACAAAAGCTCCCGGCGGAAGGTCCCGCCGTGAAGCGCGGTGTGGGGACAAGTGCCGCCAAGAAGGCGGCGAAGAAAGCGCCTGCCCGCAAGGCTGCGACCAAGGCGCCCGCCAAGAAGGCTGCGACCAAGGCGCCCGCCAAGAAGGCTGCGACCAAGGCGCCCGCCAAGACGGCGGCCAAGGCACCGGCGAAGAAGGCGGCGACCAAGGCAACGAAGGCGCCCGCCAAGGCAACCAAGACGACGGCGAAGAAGGCTGCCGCCAAGGCGCCGGTGCGCAAGGCGGCCACCAAGGCGCCGGCGAAGAAGGCCGCGGCGAAGCGGCCGGCCACCAAGGCACCGGCCAAGAAGGCGACGAGCACCAGGCGCGGTCGCAAGTAA
- a CDS encoding DUF3515 domain-containing protein — MSVALGQPGSQGESEVAGEVTGDAPPNPEAEVDGPPRILIIAAVVLAVATVGVILVIAATRHTSQQPVTVAAVPAPHAGSPACRALTAALPQHLGDYQRVTIAQPAPEGASAWSFGPGREPVIMRCGLDRPADFVVGAPIQIVDRVQWFRVTDETPSEARSTWYTVDRPVYVALTLPAGSGPTPIQELSEVIDRTIAAVPIDPAPTG; from the coding sequence ATGTCGGTGGCCCTGGGACAGCCGGGCAGTCAAGGTGAGTCGGAGGTGGCCGGCGAGGTGACGGGCGATGCCCCTCCCAACCCCGAAGCCGAAGTAGACGGTCCGCCACGCATCCTGATCATTGCCGCCGTGGTACTGGCCGTGGCGACGGTCGGGGTGATCCTGGTGATCGCGGCGACCCGCCACACCTCGCAACAACCGGTCACCGTTGCGGCCGTGCCGGCCCCACACGCCGGCAGTCCGGCCTGCCGGGCTTTGACGGCCGCGCTGCCGCAGCACCTGGGTGACTATCAGCGAGTGACGATTGCGCAACCGGCCCCGGAAGGCGCGAGCGCCTGGAGCTTCGGGCCGGGCCGCGAGCCGGTCATCATGCGTTGCGGCCTCGACCGCCCGGCCGACTTCGTCGTGGGCGCGCCGATCCAGATCGTCGACCGGGTGCAGTGGTTCCGGGTTACCGACGAAACCCCATCGGAGGCCAGGTCCACCTGGTACACGGTCGACCGACCGGTATACGTCGCGCTGACGCTGCCGGCGGGGTCGGGGCCGACGCCCATCCAGGAGTTGTCCGAGGTCATCGACCGCACCATTGCGGCGGTGCCGATCGACCCGGCGCCGACCGGTTAG
- the cofC gene encoding 2-phospho-L-lactate guanylyltransferase, whose amino-acid sequence MSGTLADGSGDVGLIIAVKRLAAAKTRLAPVFSARTRENVVLAMLVDTLTAAVRVRALHSITVITPDEAAAAAAAGLGAAVLADPTPQDDADPLNNAIAVAERTMAGSLANLVVLQGDLPALQPQELAEAIAAARQHQRSFVADRCGTGTAALCAFGAALDPQFGADSSARHRRSGAVELTGAWPGLRCDVDTPADLAAARRLGVGPATARAIGHR is encoded by the coding sequence ATGAGCGGCACACTGGCCGACGGTAGCGGTGATGTCGGCTTGATCATCGCCGTCAAGCGGTTGGCGGCCGCCAAGACCCGGCTGGCCCCGGTGTTCTCGGCGCGGACGCGGGAAAATGTGGTACTGGCAATGCTGGTCGACACGTTGACCGCGGCCGTCCGCGTGCGCGCATTGCACTCGATCACCGTCATCACGCCCGACGAGGCGGCTGCGGCTGCGGCAGCGGGGCTCGGCGCCGCGGTGCTGGCCGACCCGACGCCGCAAGACGATGCCGACCCGCTCAACAACGCCATCGCCGTCGCCGAACGTACGATGGCCGGATCGTTAGCGAATCTTGTTGTGCTGCAAGGTGATTTGCCGGCACTACAGCCGCAGGAGCTTGCCGAGGCGATCGCTGCGGCACGTCAGCACCAGCGCAGCTTCGTCGCCGACCGGTGCGGAACCGGAACGGCCGCGCTGTGTGCCTTCGGCGCCGCACTCGACCCGCAGTTCGGGGCGGATTCGTCCGCGCGGCACCGCCGTTCGGGTGCGGTCGAGCTCACCGGAGCCTGGCCCGGCCTGCGGTGCGATGTCGACACGCCCGCGGACTTGGCGGCCGCGCGCCGCCTGGGCGTCGGGCCGGCGACCGCGCGAGCCATCGGTCACCGGTAG
- a CDS encoding thiamine-phosphate kinase, with translation MIDRLVTGRRQPPVVELGPGDDAAVVAAPDGRVVMSTDMLVQDRHFRLDWSRPHDVGRKAIAQNAADIAAMGARCTAFVVSFGAPIDTPAAQASALVDGMWDEADRIGAGIVGGDLVSCPQWVVSVTVLGDLEGRAPVRRSGATPGSIVAVAGELGRSAAGYELWHNGIDGFDELRRRHLVPEPPYRQGVAAAAAGAQAMIDISDGLVADLRHLAQASAVGIDVSTAALAHDHAALTAAAAAVDADPWRWVLGGGEDHALVACFAAAVPAGWRVIGRVVDGPARVLVDGTEWGGYAGWQSFD, from the coding sequence ATGATCGACCGTTTGGTGACCGGTCGCCGTCAGCCTCCCGTCGTCGAGCTCGGGCCCGGCGACGACGCCGCCGTAGTCGCCGCCCCCGACGGCCGCGTCGTGATGTCGACCGACATGCTGGTGCAGGACCGGCACTTTCGGTTGGACTGGTCGAGACCCCACGACGTGGGCCGCAAGGCGATCGCCCAAAACGCTGCCGACATCGCGGCGATGGGCGCGCGCTGTACCGCGTTCGTGGTGAGCTTCGGGGCGCCCATCGACACACCCGCGGCCCAGGCGAGCGCACTGGTCGACGGCATGTGGGACGAGGCGGACCGAATCGGCGCCGGCATCGTCGGCGGCGATCTGGTCAGCTGCCCGCAATGGGTGGTGTCGGTGACTGTCCTTGGGGACCTCGAGGGACGCGCACCGGTACGGCGCTCCGGCGCAACACCCGGTTCGATCGTGGCGGTGGCCGGTGAACTGGGCCGCTCGGCGGCCGGCTATGAGTTGTGGCACAACGGAATTGACGGGTTCGACGAGTTGCGGCGCCGGCATCTGGTGCCCGAGCCGCCGTACCGGCAGGGGGTGGCGGCCGCCGCCGCGGGGGCCCAGGCCATGATCGACATCTCCGACGGTCTCGTCGCCGACCTGCGCCATCTCGCGCAGGCGTCCGCGGTCGGTATCGACGTGTCGACCGCGGCGCTGGCTCACGACCACGCCGCGCTGACCGCGGCCGCCGCCGCCGTGGACGCCGATCCGTGGCGCTGGGTGCTCGGCGGTGGTGAAGACCATGCCCTGGTGGCGTGTTTCGCCGCTGCGGTGCCGGCCGGCTGGCGCGTCATCGGACGGGTGGTCGACGGCCCGGCGCGGGTGCTGGTCGACGGCACCGAGTGGGGCGGATATGCGGGTTGGCAGTCGTTCGATTGA